A stretch of Capsicum annuum cultivar UCD-10X-F1 unplaced genomic scaffold, UCD10Xv1.1 ctg3428, whole genome shotgun sequence DNA encodes these proteins:
- the LOC107877011 gene encoding defensin-like protein, translating to MARSIYFMAFLVLAMTLFVAYGVQGQNICKTKSKFFEGLCWLDSSCRKVCIEKDKFEDGHCSKLRRLCLCTKICAFGNTPNEVKNKFVDEAKYLKEALLEKELMME from the exons ATGGCTCGTTCCATTTACTTCATGGCATTTCTTGTCTTGGCAATGACCCTCTTTGTTGCCTATG GGGTGCAAGGTCAGAACATTTGCAAAACAAAAAGCAAATTTTTCGAAGGATTATGTTGGCTCGACTCTTCATGTAGAAAAGTTTGTATCGAGAAGGATAAATTTGAAGATGGTCATTGTAGCAAACTCCGAAGATTGTGTCTATGCACTAAGATATGTGCATTTGGGAATACTCCTAATGAAGTTAAAAACAAATTTGTTGACGAAGCAAAATATCTCAAAGAAGCTTTGCTTGAAAAAGAGCTCATGATGGAGTAA
- the LOC107877542 gene encoding flower-specific defensin-like, which translates to MARSIYFMAFLVLAMTLFVAYGVQGQNICKTTSKYYKGLCITDSSCRKVCIEKDKFQDGHCSKLQRKCLCTKICAFDNIPNDAGTILVQDVKTLEAELFEEEIFKA; encoded by the exons ATGGCTCGTTCCATTTACTTCATGGCATTTCTTGTCTTGGCAATGACCCTCTTTGTTGCCTATG GGGTGCAAGGTCAAAACATTTGCAAAACAACAAGCAAATATTACAAAGGATTATGTATTACTGACTCTTCATGTAGAAAAGTTTGTATCGAGAAGGATAAATTTCAAGATGGTCATTGTAGCAAACTCCAAAGGAAGTGCCTATGCACTAAGATATGTGCATTTGACAATATTCCTAATGATGCTGGAACTATTTTAGTTCAGGATGTTAAAACTCTCGAAGCAGAATTGTTTGAAGAAGAAATTTTCAAGGCGTAA